Proteins from a single region of Bactrocera neohumeralis isolate Rockhampton unplaced genomic scaffold, APGP_CSIRO_Bneo_wtdbg2-racon-allhic-juicebox.fasta_v2 cluster10, whole genome shotgun sequence:
- the LOC126765168 gene encoding uncharacterized protein LOC126765168, which produces MEKSDTDSEYQSGALGPPTKKKLRTEIVHKKCVTTDSRQDFKPSETQSIDNESRRGLPLQIIGDIVIEHDNNQMEVNDGNLTIDHVQKPRQLIEVRLNKAPKTSAERGRDFRARKALLKQQCKQQQEPDAIVEIANDTSNIITSNMDILLRHIREVDIGQSSIGDICAAHCVLDDGTNIIMVVVYISPNNTVNNIIKFIYRRLMIYGRVGSEELGENYHIIRCH; this is translated from the exons atggAGAAAAGTGACACAGACTCCGAGTATCAAAGCGGTGCTTTAGGACCACCAACTAAGAAGAAATTACGTACGGAAATTGTGCATAAAAAGTGTGTGACAACAGATTCAAGACAAGATTTTAAACCTAGTGAGACCCAATCAATTGATAATGAATCACGAAG AGGTTTACCATTACAAATAATTGGTGACATCGTGATTGAACATGACAATAATCAAATGGAAGTTAATGATGGAAATCTCACTATAGATCATGTACAAAAACCGAGACAATTGATTGAAGTTAG GTTAAATAAAGCGCCAAAAACTTCTGCAGAACGTGGTCGAGATTTCAGAGCACGAAAAGCACTGCTTAAACAACAATGTAAGCAACAACAGGAACCAGATGCAATAGTTGAAATTGCTAATGATACCTCGAATATAATAACTTCGAACATGGACATTCTATTACGACATATTCGTGAAGTTGATATTGGTCAGTCATCAATTGGTGATATATGTGCTGCTCACTGTGTTTTGGACGATGGAACAAACATCATAATGGTAGTTGTTTACATTTCGCCCAATAACACAGTTAATAATAtcataaagtttatatacagaagacttatgatttatggtCGAGTAGGTTCTGAAGAACTAGGAGAAAACTATCATATCATACGTTGCCACTAA